The region CCAAGCGCGCCGACACCCTGATCCTCACGGTCAAGCCCCAGGACATGGCCAAGCTCCTCGAAGAGCTCTCCCCCCATCTCCCCACCGGCCCGAGCCCTCTGATCATCAGCGGCGCCGCAGGCATCCCCACCTCCTTCTTCGAGGAACGCCTCGCCCCGAACACCCCCGTCGTCCGCGTCATGACGAACACCCCCGCCCTCGTCGACGAGGCGATGTCCGTCATCTCCGCAGGCAGCCATGCCACCCCCACCGACCTCGCCCACGCCGAGGACATCTTCGGCGGAGTCGGCAAGACCCTCCGCGTCCCGGAGTCCCAGCAGGACGCCGCCACCGCCCTCTCCGGCTCCGGCCCGGCGTACTTCTACTTCCTGGTCGAGGCGATGACCGACGCGGGCATCCTCCTGGGCCTGCCCCGCGCCCAGGCCCACGACCTGATCGTGCAGGCCGCCATAGGAGCCGCCGTCATGCTCCGCGACAGCGGCGAGCACCCGGTGAAGCTCCGCGAAGCCGTCACCTCCCCGGCCGGCACCACCATCAACGC is a window of Streptomyces sp. NBC_00237 DNA encoding:
- the proC gene encoding pyrroline-5-carboxylate reductase encodes the protein MTDHQAPTPKTIAVLGTGKIGEALLSGMIRGGRRPADLLVTARRTERAEELRTRYGVESVTNAEAAKRADTLILTVKPQDMAKLLEELSPHLPTGPSPLIISGAAGIPTSFFEERLAPNTPVVRVMTNTPALVDEAMSVISAGSHATPTDLAHAEDIFGGVGKTLRVPESQQDAATALSGSGPAYFYFLVEAMTDAGILLGLPRAQAHDLIVQAAIGAAVMLRDSGEHPVKLREAVTSPAGTTINAIRELENHGVRAALISALEAARNRSRELASGTG